In Pirellula sp. SH-Sr6A, the DNA window TCGCGTTGGTGCTCAGCAGCGAACGGTGAAGCGTGTTGGGGACATTAAGACGTTGCAACGCCAAAAGGTCCTCACCGGCCTCCTGTAGACTCTTGTAAGCCTCCGCATTGATCGGCTTCAAGAACGATTTCAACTCTTTGAACACTTCCTCAGCGGCCGCGATCCCTTGCACGCTGCGAATACGCGTAAACAACCGCGATAGTTCGCCCCAATGACGCTTGGATAATTTGCCTTTGATGTTTCGCTCCTTATGCACCAAGCAACGTTGCACGACGCAGTCGGTAAAGGATTCTTTTACCGCCCCACGCAACGCATCACTGCCATCGAGTACGACGTACAGACGATGCGAGCAAGCGAAGCCACGCCCGACGATTCGACGCATCAGTTCACGTGAAATCTCGATGTTTTCGCTGCTTCCCAAAACGAAATCCAGGACATGCTTGTTACCTTCGTTGTCGATCCCCAAAGCCACGACCGCCGTCTGGTCCTTGCTTAATCGTATTCCGTCAAGCATCAATGCACACCACGTGATCGAGCCAAGATCTTTACCGCGTAGTTGATCAACCAACCGGCAACCAGCTTCCTGCTAAAGCCGTGAAACACTCGAGCGTTTGACGCCCGGAGAGTTTGGCTTAATCTCCTCAATGGCTCGTGAGCTGACGCCCGAGACGATCGCTTGGACGATCTGAGCTTGCAACTGCTGCGGATCTTTGGCCGCCCGGTAGCTGGCCAGTTCGACTTCGCAGCTGGTCCCGTCCGAGGACTTCTGACGCACACGTGGCCGAACGACCTCCTCCCGCTCGCCCTCCAAAAGCACTCGCCCCGAGGCGGATCCCGCGCGATAAAGATCGCTCGATGACGGATCGTGCTTGGGTCCACAAAGCTCAGTGACTTCGGCGGCCATGACTTCACAAATCATCTGGCGGACGTGCCCCCGTAAGAACGCTCGAAAGATTTCTCCGGTTTCTGACGCAGAAACTTGCCCAAGAGATTGCAAAAGACTAACTTCATTCATGATGATCTCCCCGTCGGTTGCCGCCGACGAAAATTGAAAAGTTGCGAAGGGCAGATTCTGCCCTCCGGGAGAACATCTTTCAACTTTCAACAATTAGTGGGACGCTTCCCAAGCCTTTCATACTGTGCGCGAGGTTTACTGAGTCGCGCGTACATCTTAGGGCGGAGTTTGACGGCACGGGGTTCAACGCGATCGGGCCGTTTACCTACCTCATGAGCTGCGATTGCATAGAGCAGTTGAAGACACCATTGCATCGCCTCAATCGGAGTCGTCAGTATGGCTAGAAAATTATTGAGAGTCTGGATAGCTCCTTTGAAACTAACGTGCCATGGCTTTGTGTCAGCCTGGATAGCAGCCAGTGCAATGGCTCTGCGTATTAAGTTGTACGCGACCAAATTGATGTAGAATTCGTTTCGAATACGATGTGGGGTTTTGCATCGCAGGTATTCCATATGCATCGTTGTCTTGAGGGATCGAAGGTTAAGCTCCGCGTTCCATCGCTGGCGAAAGATTTTTCCAATGTCCTCCTTGGTATATTGCTCTGCATCGAGGAGTGTTGTGTGCACGATAATCGTCTTCGTGCGAAACCCCTTTTGATGGACACGTATGCGCACCTCTCGAAGCTCAATCTCCTTTGGGCACTCACTATAGTCTTCGACTGACATCCATTGAGGCCGCGACGGCCTCTTGATCCGGATTATGTGATCATCTTTCCCGAGCCAAGTGCCTTTTCGAAAATCTGCTTTGCGCGATTCATTCATGCGAACGACAAGATCTAGTCTGTTTGCACCGCAAAGCACCATATCAAACCAACCCGAAAAATAGCGATCAGCAAGGATGACATCTCCTACTGAGAAGCGATGCAAAAGCCTTCGAAACATCGAAGTTTCGCCGGTGCCCTTACCTTGATAAGGGCCAATCGCCATTTCCACTACCGCTCCAACCGCGAGCGAAAACACAACCAGAATCCTTGCAAGCGGAAAGCCAACTCCCGGTCGCTGCTGCGACTCCTGAGGGTACTCCGCCAGCATTTCAGCGGTGCCAGGCATTTTCACCGTGGATCCATCGACAATTCTTACCTCCCGACCTTTCCACAATCAGCTCTTGGGAGCGTCGTTACAAAGATCGCGTCCGATGTTTCGCGCTAATGCCTCGCACCCTTTTTCCGGCAACGTGTCCCGAGCCACGCAATAGCCTCAGTATTGGCTGAACAGGCGGGTAGCCTTTTGCTGAGTCGCCATGATAAAAGCTTCGATACGACTTCTCGGCAAGAATGATCGGCGCTTAGAGTTTGAGCCAAGAAGACGGTCACAACCGTCAGAGGGTCATAGAGTGCACCTCGGGATTTACACGCTTTCTCAAAAAAGACTTTTCAATATCCTGGGTTGTCAGAAGTCCAGCAAAATACAGGTCCTTGTGACTTTGCGCGATTCGCACCATCGAGTAAAATGATGCTAACATCTTTGGCCGCCCTGCTTGGGTTTGTTCGTAACCGTTCACGGGGTGGGGAGTATCTTGGGGGCTGGCTGATTTGTTAGTTTGGCTTCGATGGCTCGAACAAGGTACTGATAGACGCTTCGATTTTGAATGCGGCATGTTGCTGCAACGCTAAAGATGCGCTCGATAAACCTGCTGCCGCCTTCCGACTGCGTTCCAAAAGATAACTTTCGATAAATGACAGCCTTGCGCAACGCTCGTTCGGCGCGGTTGTTCGTTGGTTCAAGCCCTTGATTGCTGATGAACAGCCATAACCGGTTTCGGTGCACATACAGCGATTTACACTGATTCCGCAACTTCGAATCGTGACTTCCCATTCCTGCGTACAGAAGTTCATTGATCTTCTTGGCTATTGGGATCGCTGAATTCTGGAATTCCTCCCATTCGATCTGGCCTTGCTTGAATCGATGCCATAGACGAAAAACTTCTTTGACCTCTTTCATGACTTGAGTACCGAATCCGACACGATCCGGGACCTTCGAATCGATCAT includes these proteins:
- a CDS encoding IS4 family transposase, with the translated sequence MWKGREVRIVDGSTVKMPGTAEMLAEYPQESQQRPGVGFPLARILVVFSLAVGAVVEMAIGPYQGKGTGETSMFRRLLHRFSVGDVILADRYFSGWFDMVLCGANRLDLVVRMNESRKADFRKGTWLGKDDHIIRIKRPSRPQWMSVEDYSECPKEIELREVRIRVHQKGFRTKTIIVHTTLLDAEQYTKEDIGKIFRQRWNAELNLRSLKTTMHMEYLRCKTPHRIRNEFYINLVAYNLIRRAIALAAIQADTKPWHVSFKGAIQTLNNFLAILTTPIEAMQWCLQLLYAIAAHEVGKRPDRVEPRAVKLRPKMYARLSKPRAQYERLGKRPTNC